Proteins encoded in a region of the Limnothrix sp. FACHB-406 genome:
- a CDS encoding response regulator transcription factor — translation MQTILVVEDSPTDRGVMIRYLQDAGLTVVAVGSGEEAQKVLDTQKPALIVLDVILPGQSGFEICRQLKQSEATKSIPVVICSTKGTDVDKTWGTMLGANAYLRKPVDPDELMQTVRRFVP, via the coding sequence ATGCAAACGATTTTGGTTGTTGAAGATAGCCCGACCGATCGCGGCGTGATGATTCGATATCTGCAAGATGCTGGTTTGACGGTGGTGGCCGTGGGCAGCGGGGAAGAAGCCCAGAAGGTTTTGGACACCCAAAAGCCCGCCTTGATTGTTCTCGATGTGATTTTGCCCGGTCAAAGTGGCTTTGAAATTTGTCGGCAACTGAAGCAAAGCGAAGCCACCAAAAGCATTCCCGTTGTGATTTGTTCCACGAAGGGAACGGACGTAGACAAAACCTGGGGCACGATGTTGGGGGCCAATGCCTATTTACGAAAGCCAGTCGATCCAGATGAGCTGATGCAAACGGTGCGGCGCTTTGTGCCCTAG
- the hypA gene encoding hydrogenase maturation nickel metallochaperone HypA, translating to MHEVDMTRSLVLTLRDWWESQPDRPQISRVHLRVGDFTCVEPAGLVFAFDAYREGTFLAAAELVVESVPLVAFCHACQAEYRPEVGLHYACPTCDAPMEDIRSGRELKISHIEYQNAHQETQTDRWAAA from the coding sequence ATGCATGAAGTCGATATGACCCGATCGCTCGTGTTGACGTTGCGGGATTGGTGGGAGTCCCAGCCCGATCGCCCGCAAATTTCGCGGGTACATCTGCGGGTGGGAGATTTCACCTGCGTGGAACCGGCGGGGCTGGTGTTTGCCTTCGATGCCTATCGAGAAGGGACATTTCTGGCGGCGGCGGAGTTGGTGGTTGAGTCGGTGCCGCTGGTGGCCTTTTGCCACGCTTGCCAAGCGGAATATCGGCCAGAGGTGGGTTTGCACTACGCCTGTCCCACCTGTGACGCACCGATGGAGGACATTCGATCGGGTCGGGAGCTGAAAATTTCCCACATTGAATATCAGAACGCCCATCAGGAAACCCAAACCGATCGCTGGGCTGCGGCCTAG
- a CDS encoding tRNA (5-methylaminomethyl-2-thiouridine)(34)-methyltransferase MnmD: MNSRVVEGAIDWVSAENGNLSIEPTADGSVTFRSERFGETFHSRQGAWQEALSKFVEPTHLPQRATSQPVIRILDVCYGLGYNTAAALTALWALNPACAVEWVGLELDPVATRAALPYLLATARSAGAALGLAEPILGAIAQLLTDLAEQGQAAWSAPASVTPKFSTPELITPELITSPSSTPQFRGQLLWGDARQTLRPVLDRGFRADAVFLDPFSPPRCPQLWTVEFLGMVSRCLAPDGRLATYSCAAAVRSALLAAGLQLGATVPFGRRWPGTVAAFVPLDLPPLSAQEQEHLQTKAAVPYRDPHLTDDAATILDRKNQEQARSPLEPTSRWKRRWFGDCRAKH, translated from the coding sequence ATGAATTCCAGGGTGGTTGAAGGGGCGATCGATTGGGTTTCGGCTGAAAATGGCAATTTGTCGATCGAACCCACAGCGGACGGGTCTGTGACCTTTCGCTCAGAGCGGTTTGGCGAAACCTTCCACAGCCGCCAAGGGGCCTGGCAAGAGGCGCTGAGTAAGTTTGTGGAGCCCACCCATTTACCCCAACGGGCAACCAGTCAACCGGTGATTCGGATTCTGGATGTCTGCTATGGCTTGGGCTACAACACGGCGGCCGCCCTCACCGCCCTCTGGGCCCTCAATCCGGCCTGTGCGGTGGAGTGGGTGGGCTTGGAACTGGATCCAGTGGCCACAAGGGCAGCTTTGCCTTACCTGTTGGCCACGGCGCGATCGGCTGGGGCAGCGTTGGGGTTGGCGGAACCCATCCTCGGGGCGATCGCCCAATTGCTAACCGATCTGGCAGAACAGGGGCAAGCGGCTTGGTCGGCTCCGGCCTCTGTCACTCCAAAATTCAGCACCCCGGAATTAATCACCCCGGAATTAATCACCAGCCCATCATCAACCCCCCAATTTCGCGGGCAACTGCTGTGGGGGGATGCGCGGCAAACCTTACGGCCCGTCCTCGATCGGGGTTTTCGGGCAGATGCGGTGTTTTTGGATCCCTTCTCACCACCCCGCTGTCCGCAACTGTGGACGGTGGAATTTTTGGGAATGGTGAGCCGCTGCTTGGCTCCCGACGGCCGCTTGGCCACCTATTCATGCGCGGCGGCGGTGCGATCGGCCCTGTTGGCGGCGGGGTTGCAATTGGGGGCTACGGTTCCCTTTGGCCGGCGCTGGCCGGGAACTGTGGCGGCCTTTGTGCCCTTAGATTTACCGCCCCTTTCAGCCCAAGAACAAGAACATTTGCAAACCAAGGCCGCCGTTCCCTACCGCGATCCCCACTTGACCGACGATGCGGCAACGATCCTCGATCGCAAAAACCAAGAACAGGCGCGATCGCCCCTTGAACCCACATCCCGCTGGAAGCGTCGCTGGTTTGGCGATTGTCGCGCCAAGCATTAA
- the tkt gene encoding transketolase: protein MAVATQSLDELSINAIRFLAIDAVQKANSGHPGLPMGAAPMAYVLWNQFLRFNPKNPNWFNRDRFVLSAGHGCMLQYALLHLTGYDSVTIEDIKNFRQWGSRTPGHPENFETPGVEVTTGPLGQGICNAVGLAAAEAHLAAKFNKPDAKIVDHYTYVILGDGCNMEGVSGEACSLAGHWGLGKLIALYDDNHISIDGNTDISFTEDVSKRFEAYGWHTIHVTNGNTDLAAIAKAIEEAKAVTDKPTLIKVTTTIGYGSPNKANTAGVHGAALGPDEVKLTRESLGWSYGEFEVPAEVAEGWTKKAIETGASLEAEWNSIFAQYKTQYAADAAEFERLLRGELPQGWDADLPTYTPADKAVATRKHSEICLNAIAPKLPELIGGSADLTHSNLTELKCSGDFQKGAYENRNVRFGVREHGMAAICNGIALHNSGLIPYCATFLVFADYMRGAMRLSALAEAGVIYVLTHDSIALGEDGPTHQPVETIASLRIIPNMLTLRPADGTETSGAYRVAVANRKRPSALALTRQNLPNLAGSSADKVAQGAYVIADCEGTPELILIGTGSEVSLCVAAAEQLTAAGRKVRVVSMPCMELFEEQSAEYKESVLPAAVTKRLSVEAGTTFGWARYVGSAGASIGTDTFGASAPGGVLMEKFGFTVENVLDKAKALLG, encoded by the coding sequence ATGGCTGTCGCTACCCAATCCCTCGACGAACTGTCTATTAATGCCATTCGCTTTTTGGCGATCGATGCCGTTCAGAAGGCGAACTCGGGTCACCCCGGTCTGCCGATGGGCGCGGCTCCCATGGCCTATGTGCTGTGGAATCAGTTCCTCCGTTTCAATCCCAAGAATCCGAACTGGTTTAACCGTGATCGCTTCGTATTGTCGGCTGGCCACGGCTGTATGTTGCAGTATGCGCTGCTACATCTGACGGGCTATGACAGCGTGACCATTGAAGACATCAAAAATTTCCGTCAGTGGGGATCGCGCACGCCCGGCCACCCCGAGAACTTCGAAACCCCCGGCGTGGAAGTTACCACCGGCCCCCTGGGTCAAGGGATTTGTAACGCTGTGGGCTTGGCCGCTGCGGAAGCCCACTTGGCTGCCAAATTCAACAAGCCCGATGCCAAGATCGTCGATCACTACACCTACGTGATCCTGGGCGATGGCTGCAACATGGAAGGCGTGTCCGGTGAAGCTTGCTCCTTGGCTGGCCACTGGGGCTTGGGCAAGCTGATCGCGCTGTACGACGACAACCACATTTCGATCGACGGTAACACGGATATTTCCTTTACCGAAGATGTCAGCAAGCGCTTTGAAGCCTATGGCTGGCACACGATCCACGTGACCAACGGCAACACGGATTTGGCGGCGATCGCGAAGGCGATCGAAGAAGCCAAGGCCGTCACCGACAAGCCGACCCTGATCAAGGTCACCACCACGATCGGCTATGGTTCACCCAACAAGGCCAACACCGCTGGCGTACACGGTGCGGCGCTGGGCCCCGACGAAGTGAAGCTGACCCGCGAAAGCTTGGGTTGGAGCTACGGCGAGTTTGAAGTGCCCGCCGAAGTGGCCGAGGGTTGGACGAAGAAGGCGATCGAAACCGGTGCCAGCCTGGAAGCCGAGTGGAACAGCATCTTCGCCCAATACAAGACCCAGTACGCCGCCGATGCCGCTGAATTTGAGCGGTTGCTGCGCGGTGAACTGCCCCAAGGTTGGGATGCGGATCTGCCCACCTACACCCCCGCTGACAAGGCGGTGGCAACCCGGAAGCATTCGGAAATCTGCCTGAATGCGATCGCCCCCAAGCTGCCCGAACTGATTGGCGGTTCGGCGGACTTGACCCACTCCAACCTGACCGAGCTGAAGTGCTCCGGCGACTTCCAAAAAGGCGCTTACGAAAACCGTAACGTCCGGTTTGGGGTGCGCGAGCATGGCATGGCCGCCATCTGCAACGGCATCGCCCTGCACAACTCGGGCTTGATTCCCTACTGCGCCACCTTCCTGGTGTTCGCCGACTACATGCGCGGCGCGATGCGTCTGTCGGCCCTGGCGGAAGCCGGTGTGATCTACGTGTTGACCCACGACTCGATCGCCCTGGGTGAAGATGGCCCGACCCACCAACCCGTGGAAACGATCGCCTCGTTGCGGATCATCCCCAACATGCTGACCCTGCGCCCCGCCGACGGCACGGAAACCTCCGGTGCTTACAGGGTGGCCGTGGCTAACCGCAAGCGCCCCAGTGCCCTGGCCCTGACTCGCCAAAACCTGCCCAACCTGGCCGGTTCCAGCGCTGACAAGGTGGCCCAAGGTGCTTACGTGATTGCCGATTGCGAAGGCACTCCCGAACTGATCCTGATCGGTACCGGTTCGGAAGTCAGCCTCTGTGTTGCCGCCGCCGAGCAACTGACCGCTGCCGGCCGCAAGGTGCGCGTGGTGTCGATGCCCTGCATGGAGCTGTTTGAAGAGCAAAGCGCCGAATACAAGGAATCGGTGCTGCCCGCTGCCGTCACCAAGCGGTTGTCGGTGGAAGCTGGCACGACCTTCGGTTGGGCCCGCTACGTGGGTTCGGCCGGCGCTTCGATCGGGACGGACACCTTTGGCGCTTCGGCTCCCGGTGGCGTGTTGATGGAGAAGTTCGGCTTCACCGTCGAGAACGTGTTGGACAAGGCTAAGGCCCTGCTCGGCTAA
- the hypB gene encoding hydrogenase nickel incorporation protein HypB yields the protein MHQTFDAALEMNLLHANQAGADHNREHFDEWGITCLNVMSSPGAGKTSLLEATLSALQSELAIAVIEGDMTTELDADRLRRCGVPVVAINTGRSCHLDARMVSGGIHQLKTLVDPQTIDLVVVENVGNLVCPAEFEVGEHAKVALLSVTEGEDKPLKYPVMFREADCLLITKTDLAPYLEVDLDRIMANVRQINPGVAIFPVSAKTGEGLADWLNWVRQATGRSIQPATTQPGDRVATLATA from the coding sequence ATGCACCAAACCTTTGACGCGGCCTTGGAAATGAACCTGCTGCACGCAAATCAGGCAGGGGCAGACCACAACCGCGAGCATTTTGACGAGTGGGGAATCACTTGCCTGAACGTGATGAGCAGCCCCGGAGCAGGGAAAACCTCCCTGTTGGAGGCGACCCTGAGCGCGTTGCAATCGGAGTTGGCGATCGCAGTCATTGAAGGGGACATGACCACGGAACTGGATGCCGATCGACTGCGGCGGTGTGGCGTGCCGGTGGTGGCGATCAATACGGGGCGATCGTGCCATCTGGATGCGCGGATGGTCTCTGGGGGCATCCATCAGCTCAAGACGTTGGTGGATCCCCAAACGATCGATTTGGTCGTGGTGGAAAACGTTGGGAACTTGGTTTGCCCCGCTGAATTTGAGGTGGGTGAACATGCCAAGGTGGCGCTCCTGAGCGTCACGGAGGGGGAAGATAAGCCCCTGAAATATCCGGTGATGTTTCGGGAGGCCGATTGCTTGCTGATCACCAAAACGGATTTGGCCCCCTATTTGGAGGTGGATCTCGATCGAATCATGGCCAACGTGCGGCAAATCAACCCAGGGGTGGCGATTTTCCCGGTTAGCGCCAAAACCGGCGAAGGGTTAGCCGATTGGTTGAACTGGGTGCGCCAGGCCACGGGGCGATCGATCCAGCCGGCCACGACTCAACCGGGCGATCGGGTCGCCACCCTGGCCACCGCCTAA
- a CDS encoding response regulator, with the protein MTPDDATPNTLNESLDRYRQQQFTGQITLVPTKGNQQRWSFFFCLGRLFWVDDGKSDNRRTLRLLQAVCPSIKQKRFALREGDAFAAQNYSLLMVLLHRRVLSQELFCQVVNGVIAEAVFDLLWQTGGAVQVGTEVPYDPLDVLKMASVTVKSHAAITEAAQAWTAWQEAQLGDFHPDWALAIRSTDQLRERLAPEVYQKLALAIDGQRTVRDLAVLMRKDVPTITRSLVPYIRRNIIDLHPIEDLPSLVVLPTPGAEGNGRSSDRRQTVPTPAAAAATTATAATIACIDDSPQVCAAMSQIIEQAGYVPLCIQDSTQALTVLLERKPKLIFLDLIMPVANGYEICAQIRRVALFRDIPIAILTGSDGIIDRVRAKVVGATDFVSKPVETEKILTLIQKYLSAATAPVNSPAGATAASLNPKTG; encoded by the coding sequence ACCGGTCAAATCACCCTAGTTCCCACCAAAGGCAATCAACAGCGTTGGTCATTCTTTTTCTGTCTCGGTCGTTTGTTTTGGGTCGATGACGGCAAAAGCGATAACCGCCGCACCCTGCGCCTGTTGCAGGCCGTCTGTCCCAGCATCAAACAAAAGCGCTTTGCACTGCGGGAAGGGGATGCTTTTGCGGCCCAAAACTACAGTCTGTTGATGGTGTTGTTGCACCGCCGTGTTCTGTCCCAGGAACTGTTTTGCCAGGTGGTGAATGGGGTGATTGCCGAGGCGGTGTTTGATCTGCTTTGGCAAACCGGCGGCGCGGTGCAAGTGGGAACTGAAGTGCCCTACGACCCTCTGGACGTACTGAAGATGGCTTCGGTGACGGTGAAAAGCCATGCGGCAATTACGGAGGCGGCCCAGGCCTGGACTGCTTGGCAAGAAGCCCAACTGGGCGATTTCCATCCCGACTGGGCCTTGGCCATTCGCAGCACGGATCAGTTGCGGGAACGGTTGGCCCCGGAGGTTTATCAAAAACTGGCCTTGGCGATCGATGGCCAACGCACCGTCCGCGATCTGGCGGTGCTGATGCGGAAGGACGTGCCCACCATTACCCGATCGCTGGTTCCCTACATTCGCCGCAACATTATTGATCTGCACCCGATCGAGGATTTGCCATCCTTGGTGGTGCTTCCCACGCCGGGAGCAGAGGGCAACGGTCGATCGAGCGATCGCCGCCAAACAGTCCCCACCCCCGCCGCTGCCGCTGCCACCACCGCCACCGCCGCCACCATCGCCTGCATTGACGACAGCCCCCAGGTTTGCGCAGCCATGAGCCAAATCATTGAACAGGCAGGCTATGTTCCCCTTTGCATCCAGGATTCCACCCAGGCGCTCACGGTGCTGCTGGAGCGCAAGCCCAAACTGATCTTTCTGGATTTGATTATGCCCGTGGCCAATGGCTACGAAATTTGTGCCCAAATTCGGCGGGTGGCCCTGTTTCGGGATATCCCGATCGCCATCTTGACCGGCAGTGACGGCATCATCGATCGCGTCAGGGCCAAAGTGGTGGGAGCCACGGATTTTGTCAGCAAACCCGTTGAAACCGAAAAAATTTTGACCCTAATTCAAAAATATCTGAGCGCCGCCACCGCTCCGGTGAATAGTCCCGCTGGGGCAACGGCTGCCAGCTTGAACCCCAAAACGGGCTAA
- a CDS encoding ABC transporter permease, with protein sequence MTSHVPIPHNPPLVRDPGPARMLRPSTFWTIADPIPSRLSWSLMGLSIGVPLVLWWLLASTGWVRPLFLPSPAQVVGAIGQLWNSGALPKDIQFSLMRILGGFALATVIAIPLGTLMGTFASIRSLLEPIVGIVRYMPATAFIPLLILYFGLGEVPKILLVFIGTLFFNTLMVMDSVKFVPKEMIEATYTLGGNRLQVLFQVIFPYITPGIIDTCRVNMAAAWNLVIVSELVAATEGLGRRISVAQRFLKTDEIFAGLIVIGLIGLAIDILFRMFLRFSCRWAVK encoded by the coding sequence ATGACTTCCCATGTGCCCATTCCCCACAATCCGCCCCTAGTGCGCGATCCGGGGCCCGCTCGGATGCTGCGCCCCAGCACCTTTTGGACGATCGCCGATCCGATTCCGTCCCGGCTCAGTTGGTCGTTGATGGGGTTGTCGATCGGGGTGCCCTTGGTGCTGTGGTGGCTGCTGGCCAGCACGGGCTGGGTGCGGCCCCTGTTTTTGCCCTCTCCGGCCCAAGTGGTGGGGGCGATCGGGCAGCTTTGGAACAGCGGTGCATTGCCCAAGGATATTCAATTTAGTTTGATGCGGATTTTGGGTGGGTTTGCCCTGGCCACGGTGATTGCAATCCCCCTGGGCACGTTGATGGGCACATTCGCCAGCATTCGATCGCTCCTGGAGCCGATCGTGGGCATTGTTCGCTACATGCCTGCCACCGCCTTCATTCCGTTGTTGATTTTGTATTTCGGACTCGGAGAAGTGCCCAAAATTCTCTTGGTTTTTATTGGCACACTCTTTTTCAATACCTTGATGGTGATGGACTCAGTGAAGTTTGTCCCCAAGGAAATGATTGAAGCTACCTATACCTTGGGCGGCAACCGGTTACAGGTACTTTTTCAAGTCATTTTTCCTTACATCACCCCCGGAATCATCGACACCTGCCGGGTGAATATGGCGGCGGCTTGGAACTTGGTGATTGTGTCGGAATTGGTGGCGGCTACGGAGGGCTTGGGGCGGCGAATTAGCGTGGCTCAACGCTTTCTGAAAACCGACGAGATTTTTGCGGGCTTGATTGTGATTGGTTTAATTGGCTTGGCGATCGATATTTTGTTTCGGATGTTTTTGCGCTTTTCCTGTCGATGGGCGGTGAAATAA
- a CDS encoding sirohydrochlorin chelatase, translated as MGYPRSINDPSRPVLRAVVLVAHGSRDHRPRQAVELLASRLSATLAAANVRSIVAVAQLEGASTPLHQQLVGFAQRARSAGAVRVEIIPLFLSMGVHATVDVPEEVALATQSMGPQWGDRWQLYPPLGVWPGLDRVMTEEWRKVAVELPRRAWVLVAHGSRNPLGNQLVEQLAEQLGITLAYWAIAPTLLDRLTEFAAAGHRAIGIFPYFLFAGSLTDALFEQVYSWQRDHTDVDVQWLEPIGPAASLVRLMASQLLDDLND; from the coding sequence ATGGGCTATCCCCGATCGATTAACGATCCTTCGCGACCGGTTTTGCGTGCTGTGGTGTTAGTAGCCCATGGCAGTCGCGATCATCGTCCCCGTCAAGCGGTGGAGTTGTTGGCGAGTCGGCTTTCGGCAACGCTGGCGGCGGCCAACGTGCGATCGATTGTGGCTGTGGCCCAGTTGGAGGGGGCTAGCACGCCGCTGCATCAACAGTTAGTGGGGTTCGCCCAACGCGCGCGATCGGCCGGGGCGGTGCGGGTGGAAATCATTCCCCTCTTTTTGTCGATGGGAGTCCATGCCACGGTGGATGTCCCCGAGGAAGTGGCCTTAGCAACCCAGAGTATGGGGCCCCAATGGGGCGATCGATGGCAGCTCTATCCCCCCCTGGGCGTATGGCCCGGCTTAGATCGGGTCATGACGGAGGAGTGGCGCAAGGTGGCGGTGGAGTTGCCGCGCCGGGCTTGGGTGCTGGTGGCCCATGGCAGCCGGAACCCGCTGGGCAATCAATTGGTGGAACAGTTGGCGGAGCAACTGGGCATCACGCTGGCTTACTGGGCGATCGCCCCAACGCTGCTCGATCGGCTCACGGAGTTTGCCGCTGCCGGCCACCGGGCGATCGGCATCTTTCCCTATTTCCTGTTTGCCGGTAGTCTCACTGATGCCTTATTTGAGCAGGTATATAGCTGGCAGCGCGATCACACCGATGTGGATGTGCAATGGCTGGAGCCGATCGGCCCGGCGGCCTCCTTGGTTCGGCTCATGGCCAGTCAGTTGCTCGACGACCTCAACGACTGA
- a CDS encoding agmatinase family protein, translating into MSIFERPNYQGGESEAKRALDLEARLPMTGWQQEVDQALRFGLEAADSIKDRTISTFSRGELPHYAGINTFMKAPYLEDVNQVGNYDVAIVGVPHDSGTTYRPGTRFGPQGIRRISALYTPYNFELGIDLREQITLCDVGDIFTIPANNEKSFDQISKGIAHIFASGAFPIILGGDHSIGYPTVRGVCRHLGDKKVGIIHFDRHVDTQETDLDERMHTCPWFHATNIQNAPAKNLVQLGIGGWQVPRQGVKVCRERATNILTVTDITEIGLDAAVDFALERALDGTDCVYISFDIDCIDAGFVPGTGWPEPGGLLPREALYLLSRIIRQAPICGLEVVEVSPPYDISDMTSLMATRVICDAMANLVLSGQLPRREKPSYIHEEAQIFEDGWS; encoded by the coding sequence ATGAGTATTTTTGAACGTCCCAACTATCAGGGTGGCGAATCCGAAGCAAAACGTGCCTTGGATTTAGAAGCTCGGCTGCCCATGACCGGCTGGCAGCAGGAAGTAGATCAGGCCCTGCGGTTTGGTTTGGAAGCCGCCGACAGCATCAAAGACCGGACAATTTCGACCTTTTCTCGGGGAGAATTGCCGCACTATGCTGGAATTAATACCTTCATGAAAGCGCCCTACCTGGAAGATGTGAACCAGGTGGGAAATTATGACGTGGCCATTGTGGGTGTGCCCCATGATTCCGGCACAACCTATCGCCCCGGAACGCGGTTTGGCCCCCAAGGAATTCGGCGTATTTCGGCTCTTTACACGCCCTATAACTTTGAGCTGGGCATTGATTTGCGGGAACAAATTACCCTCTGTGACGTGGGGGATATTTTCACAATTCCCGCCAACAATGAGAAGTCTTTTGATCAGATTTCTAAGGGAATTGCCCACATTTTTGCATCGGGTGCGTTCCCGATTATTTTGGGCGGTGACCACTCGATCGGCTATCCCACAGTGCGGGGCGTTTGTCGCCATTTGGGGGACAAAAAAGTGGGCATTATCCACTTCGATCGCCATGTGGATACCCAAGAAACCGACCTCGATGAGCGGATGCACACCTGTCCTTGGTTCCACGCCACCAACATTCAGAATGCGCCGGCCAAGAACCTGGTGCAGTTGGGCATTGGCGGTTGGCAAGTGCCGCGCCAAGGCGTGAAGGTTTGTCGAGAACGGGCCACCAACATTCTGACCGTGACGGATATCACGGAAATTGGGCTAGACGCGGCGGTGGATTTTGCCTTGGAACGCGCCTTGGACGGCACCGATTGCGTTTATATCAGCTTCGATATTGATTGCATTGATGCGGGGTTTGTGCCGGGAACGGGCTGGCCGGAGCCGGGCGGTTTGCTGCCTCGGGAGGCGTTGTATCTGCTGTCGCGGATTATTCGCCAAGCGCCAATCTGTGGCTTGGAGGTGGTGGAGGTGTCGCCGCCCTACGACATCAGCGACATGACTTCCCTGATGGCAACGCGGGTGATTTGCGATGCGATGGCGAATTTGGTGCTGTCGGGACAGTTGCCGCGCCGGGAAAAGCCGTCCTATATCCATGAGGAAGCGCAGATTTTTGAGGATGGCTGGTCTTAG
- a CDS encoding ABC transporter ATP-binding protein: protein MHLEVKHLYKQFATRRGPVVALKDINLHVETGEFVCAVGASGSGKSTMLRIVAGLEQPTAGDVLVDGQPVTGPGADRGMVFQSYTLYPWMTVEENIGFGLKLQGAPIADRYEQSRYYMDVVGLLPFAKALPKELSGGMKQRVAIARALASQPKILLMDEPFGALDVQTRESMQGFLLELWRNTGTTILTITHDVEEAVFLSQRVYVMSARPGTIRRELSIELPAERDEALRRSSAFQDYRYQILDLLRQTESTAPELTAPPQSA from the coding sequence ATGCATCTAGAAGTCAAGCATTTGTATAAGCAATTTGCCACCCGTCGCGGCCCGGTGGTCGCTCTCAAAGATATTAATTTGCATGTGGAAACGGGTGAATTTGTCTGTGCGGTGGGTGCGTCCGGATCGGGAAAATCCACCATGCTGCGAATTGTGGCGGGGCTGGAGCAACCCACTGCGGGGGATGTGTTGGTGGATGGGCAACCGGTGACGGGGCCGGGAGCCGATCGGGGCATGGTGTTCCAAAGCTACACGCTCTACCCCTGGATGACCGTTGAGGAAAATATTGGTTTTGGGTTGAAGTTGCAGGGGGCCCCGATCGCCGATCGCTACGAACAGTCCCGGTACTATATGGATGTGGTGGGATTGTTGCCCTTTGCCAAGGCCCTGCCCAAGGAGTTGTCCGGTGGGATGAAACAGCGGGTGGCGATCGCCCGGGCCCTGGCTTCCCAGCCAAAGATTCTGCTGATGGATGAACCCTTTGGGGCGCTGGATGTGCAAACCCGCGAGTCGATGCAGGGTTTTCTGCTGGAGCTGTGGCGCAATACGGGCACTACTATCTTGACCATCACCCACGACGTGGAAGAGGCGGTGTTTCTGTCGCAGCGGGTCTATGTGATGAGTGCGCGGCCGGGCACGATTCGCCGAGAGTTATCGATCGAGCTACCAGCGGAACGGGATGAGGCCCTGCGGCGATCGAGCGCTTTTCAGGACTATCGCTACCAAATTTTGGATCTGTTGCGACAGACGGAATCCACCGCTCCAGAACTGACGGCCCCACCTCAGTCGGCCTAG
- a CDS encoding ABC transporter substrate-binding protein → MKRRRLLSWLGCFLAALFLSISCAPAPDSGGSPNGTPGSTTAPIVRMGFSVWPGWVPWQVTQEAKIFDQNQVNVDLKWFDGYLDSINALNAGQLDGNAQTLNDTISSLAAGADQVIVLTNDNSTGNDKIIVSAEIKTIADLKGKRVAVEEGTVDHFLLLLGLKKAGLAPEDIQIQPLETGAAAAAFVAGQVDAVGVFAPFTTKALERPGSRELFSSRDFPGAISDHLAVSRKLVDEQPAAVQALVDSWFATLDYIKQNPEKSYSIMAQRAGVSVEEYREYEAGTKIFTLEDNLKAFQPGNDRSSLVFAAQEISDFLTSSGLAKSKPNLNKLFDDRFVKAYAAKRQPAT, encoded by the coding sequence CTGAAACGTCGTCGATTACTCAGTTGGTTGGGCTGTTTTTTGGCCGCCCTGTTTCTGTCCATTAGCTGTGCGCCCGCGCCTGACTCCGGTGGCAGTCCCAACGGCACTCCCGGCAGCACCACCGCCCCGATCGTCCGAATGGGTTTTAGCGTTTGGCCCGGTTGGGTTCCTTGGCAGGTGACCCAAGAAGCCAAAATCTTCGATCAAAACCAAGTCAATGTGGATTTGAAATGGTTTGACGGCTATTTAGATTCAATTAACGCCCTGAATGCGGGGCAGTTGGATGGCAATGCCCAAACCCTGAACGACACGATTAGTTCTTTGGCCGCTGGGGCCGATCAGGTGATTGTTTTAACCAATGACAACTCCACGGGCAATGACAAAATTATTGTCAGTGCTGAGATTAAAACAATTGCTGATTTGAAAGGAAAACGGGTTGCCGTTGAAGAAGGAACCGTTGACCATTTCCTATTGCTCTTGGGCTTGAAAAAAGCTGGCTTGGCTCCGGAAGATATTCAAATTCAGCCGTTGGAAACTGGCGCGGCAGCGGCGGCTTTTGTGGCCGGTCAGGTGGATGCGGTGGGCGTTTTTGCACCCTTCACCACGAAGGCCTTGGAGCGACCCGGCAGCCGTGAACTCTTCAGTTCTCGAGACTTCCCGGGAGCCATTTCCGATCACCTGGCAGTTAGCCGCAAGCTAGTGGATGAGCAACCGGCGGCCGTGCAAGCTTTGGTGGATAGTTGGTTTGCCACGCTGGATTACATTAAGCAAAATCCCGAGAAATCCTACAGCATCATGGCCCAACGGGCGGGAGTTTCCGTTGAGGAATATCGGGAATATGAAGCAGGAACCAAGATCTTTACCCTGGAGGACAATTTGAAGGCCTTTCAGCCAGGAAATGATCGCTCTTCGTTGGTGTTTGCTGCCCAAGAAATTTCGGACTTTTTAACCAGTTCTGGATTGGCAAAATCGAAGCCAAATCTGAACAAACTCTTTGACGATCGCTTCGTGAAGGCCTACGCCGCCAAACGCCAACCGGCAACCTAG